One window from the genome of Microcebus murinus isolate Inina chromosome X, M.murinus_Inina_mat1.0, whole genome shotgun sequence encodes:
- the PLP1 gene encoding myelin proteolipid protein isoform X2, with the protein MGLLECCARCLVGAPFASLVATGLCFFGVALFCGCGHEALTGTEKLIETYFSKNFQDYEYLINVIHAFQYVIYGTASFFFLYGALLLAEGFYTTGAVRQIFGDYKTTICGKGLSATFVGITYALTVVWLLVFACSAVPVYIYFNTWTTCQSIAFPSKTSASIGSLCADARMYGVLPWNAFPGKVCGSNLLSICKTAEFQMTFHLFIAAFVGAAATLVSLLTFMIAATYNFAVLKLMGRGTKF; encoded by the exons ATGG GCTTGCTAGAGTGCTGTGCAAGATGTCTGGTAGGGGCCCCCTTTGCTTCCCTGGTGGCCACTGGATTGTGTTTCTTTGGGGTGGCACTGTTTTGTGGCTGTGGACATGAAGCCCTCACTGGCACAGAAAAGCTAATTGAGACGTATTTCTCCAAAAACTTCCAGGACTATGAATATCTCATCAATGT GATCCATGCCTTCCAGTATGTCATCTATGGAActgcctctttcttcttcctttatggGGCCCTCCTGCTGGCTGAGGGCTTCTACACCACCGGTGCAGTCAGGCAGATCTTTGGCGACTACAAGACCACCATCTGCGGCAAGGGCCTGAGCGCAACG TTTGTGGGCATCACCTATGCCCTGACCGTTGTGTGGCTCCTGGTGTTTGCCTGCTCTGCCGTGCCTGTGTACATTTACTTCAACACCTGGACCACCTGCCAGTCTATCGCCTTCCCCAGCAAGACCTCTGCCAGTATAGGCAGTCTCTGTGCTGATGCCAGGATGTATG GTGTGCTCCCATGGAATGCTTTCCCTGGCAAGGTTTGTGGCTCCAACCTTCTGTCTATCTGCAAAACAGCCGAG TTCCAAATGACTTTCCACCTGTTTATTGCTGCATTTGTGGGGGCTGCGGCTACACTGGTTTCCCTG
- the PLP1 gene encoding myelin proteolipid protein isoform X1 → MGLLECCARCLVGAPFASLVATGLCFFGVALFCGCGHEALTGTEKLIETYFSKNFQDYEYLINVIHAFQYVIYGTASFFFLYGALLLAEGFYTTGAVRQIFGDYKTTICGKGLSATVTGGQKGRGSRGQHQAHSLERVCHCLGKWLGHPDKFVGITYALTVVWLLVFACSAVPVYIYFNTWTTCQSIAFPSKTSASIGSLCADARMYGVLPWNAFPGKVCGSNLLSICKTAEFQMTFHLFIAAFVGAAATLVSLLTFMIAATYNFAVLKLMGRGTKF, encoded by the exons ATGG GCTTGCTAGAGTGCTGTGCAAGATGTCTGGTAGGGGCCCCCTTTGCTTCCCTGGTGGCCACTGGATTGTGTTTCTTTGGGGTGGCACTGTTTTGTGGCTGTGGACATGAAGCCCTCACTGGCACAGAAAAGCTAATTGAGACGTATTTCTCCAAAAACTTCCAGGACTATGAATATCTCATCAATGT GATCCATGCCTTCCAGTATGTCATCTATGGAActgcctctttcttcttcctttatggGGCCCTCCTGCTGGCTGAGGGCTTCTACACCACCGGTGCAGTCAGGCAGATCTTTGGCGACTACAAGACCACCATCTGCGGCAAGGGCCTGAGCGCAACGGTAACAGGGGGCCAGAAGGGGAGGGGTTCCAGAGGCCAACATCAAGCTCATTCTTTGGAGCGGGTGTGTCATTGTTTGGGAAAATGGCTAGGACATCCCGACAAG TTTGTGGGCATCACCTATGCCCTGACCGTTGTGTGGCTCCTGGTGTTTGCCTGCTCTGCCGTGCCTGTGTACATTTACTTCAACACCTGGACCACCTGCCAGTCTATCGCCTTCCCCAGCAAGACCTCTGCCAGTATAGGCAGTCTCTGTGCTGATGCCAGGATGTATG GTGTGCTCCCATGGAATGCTTTCCCTGGCAAGGTTTGTGGCTCCAACCTTCTGTCTATCTGCAAAACAGCCGAG TTCCAAATGACTTTCCACCTGTTTATTGCTGCATTTGTGGGGGCTGCGGCTACACTGGTTTCCCTG